In Lycium barbarum isolate Lr01 chromosome 9, ASM1917538v2, whole genome shotgun sequence, the DNA window ATGGGATTATAGAGGTTCAACCTAAGCTAGAGGAATTTTTGAGGATTCAACAGAGTTCAAATAATCATAATCAAGAACAAGTGCACCAAAGCTGATAGAAATATCTACAAAGGTTTGAACAAAGGTTTCAATAGCACAGGGGGGCCTTTAGTAGTATAAATAGGGACATGAGGCCAATTCCTAAGTTCCAACTGTTGTCAcaagttttccaaaatagagTCTAAGTAAGTTCAAAAGGGATTTTTACAGACCATAAGATGGCTTTGGCACATAGACAAGTTTAAAGATATCTTGAATAGCTTTGGAAAATATCTTAGCTAGATATGAGCAAAAAATGTCATCCTAGGCATACTAGAAGAACAAACAAACACAGACCTCATTTTGTTTTATTCAAACAACAGTGATAGCATACAAAAGGGACAATGTTTTGTGATTCAAAATAGTGATTAAGTAGACTAGGTATGGAACCTATTTAAGTCAAGTATGTATTGAACACCTTTAAGTAGATGACAATTTCTTTTTAGAAGAAAGGAAAACTACAAACACCTCATCGCTGGTTTCCCACTAATTGAACATGgacaaacatttccaaatagcAAGATAGGTTGAAATCAAGTAGTTTGAACCCAGGAAGCTAATCCACACAAGCTCACACAGTCAAAATTAAGCTGCTCTAATGAGTCAACTGAAAGGATCTTTAAGAACAGCTAAGTGTCATTTCAGACTCAGTTTCTACTCAGTCTGGCTATTCACATTTTAGGCACCTTAAGGGGATCAGAAACAAATAGACAGGTGCTGGTTTTACCTTTCAAGCACTCAGGTGGGTAAGTCGACTCATATTATCATAATTTTTCAATGTTCGTTCTTTAACTTAACAGGTTACACGTATTTATGGGCAAGAAATATTTAGTTTTGTAAGATCAGGTAAGGATGGATCACATGTCACTTAAGCTAAGCGAAAGGGTTCATGTAATTCATGGTAGGGCTATGTGAAGACATAGATATATATAGCAAGTAGATAGAATATATGCACAGAGATTACAAAGTGAAGCAGCCATAGCAGTTTCTCACAAGACACCAAACAAAGGGGTTCCAATGGCCACATCACCCGTTGCTTTTCCTATTTCTACTCATTTTGTCAACTTAGAAACCTATATAAATGACTAAAAGAAAGCAGATaggttccttttcattttttACCCTTTAGTCTATCTTAACACTCCATTAATAAGTCATTCAGTGATGAAGTATCTTATTTTATGATTGCAACCCTAAACAGAGCCATAACAACTAGATATCACAAACAGTGGCCAGCCATACCCCTTTTTTTGCTACTTGAACACCTTATTTAGGAAGTGTCACCAAACCTTGCGGAGTCACTAAACTAAATGTTGAGGGATGAAAGAGAGTACCCTGTGACTGCCTTATTCACTTCCATTTCTAGGAGGTTTGCTGAAATTTTTGGGCAGAGACGTGCATATATCAGCAGTTCAATCAATTTATTTGTGCCTTTGTCTGAAAAGACGCTAAGGGAAAATATGAATGAGGGAGACTCCTTGTTTGTCAATAATATAAACGGGGATGCCAACGAGTTCACCTTAGTCGACAGTGGCCTAACTGCCGAAGTCAATCTACTGAACAAAACATCTACTTGTAAAGAGTATGACTTGGTAAAATTACCGTGCACTCACGTGTTGGCAGCCTTGAGATTGAAGTACGAACCTGATTATAGTTCAAGCATCTACGAGTATTCTTCGCCCATGTATAAAGTTCAGTCTTACATTCTTGTATTTGGTGAAACTATtaatgtagtccctgaaaagtCAGAATGGGAAGTCCTAGAGAAGTTCTCAAACATGTATATTCCTCCACCCCCTTACGACCCCAAACTTGGAAGGAAGAAAGTGAAGCATATTCTTGGCGTAGCGGAATCTTTCAAGTCCAGGGGAAGTAGCAAAGGGACGAGAAACAAGTGCTCGATTTGCAAGGGGGCTGGTCACAAGAAAACAACGTGTCGATATTTTAGAGAGCAtcccatttgattttttttttaatttgaatgtatttttattatattagttcAATATTAATCGACTTTATTTTAGTCTATCATAGACTCTATGAGTGTTTATAATAAAACAATCTGTTGGTCTATAATGGTTCATAGTTAGGAAATTAATCTTCCTTTGGGAGATCTATACTCCCCAATTACCCTTATCATGCCAAACTAAGTAGCCTAATGATTACATTTTCAGAATACTGGCGTTTCATGTCTAATCACACTAATAAAATACAAATTTAAACGACACGTCCATGCCCATATCCACGTGTCTCTTAGCCATTGGGTGACGGTTTACTTAACCGATGCAAACAGTGTTTATTATCTTCCCCATTCCTTATTTCCTCCATTTCAAATATACTCAAGCCCATAGAAATTTCAGATCATTCATCTCCAAAATACCCAGAAGTCTCCGCCTTCCTAGGCACCCAAGGCTACAAACTCCATCACTAGACGTTCTTCTACTACGAAATGACTTCGAACGACTCTTTAGGGGGCTGGGAGAGAACAGGGAGAGATTGACAAGGTCTCTTCACAGGATTGAGCGATTTCTGCGTGTCCTCTTGCAGGAGAAGAATATCGACTCAGATGCATTATAATaatactttaatacatcatatgagagtccctatcaattagacacatgatcaaaatagttttaggactcctaatggtccttaaatcactaatattagtttaaaaaaaaaattaaaaatgaataaaataaaataaataaaaagactagatactatttaaatattataataatactttaatacatcatatgagagccCCCACCAATTAGACACATGATTAAAATAGTTTTAGGACTCCtaatggtccttaaatcactaatattagtctaaaaaagccaaaaacaaataaaataaaataaataaaaagacttaatgctatttaaaaattataataacactttaatacatcatatgagagtccccatcaATTAGACACGTgatcaaaatagttttaggactcctaatggtccttaaatcactaataGTAGTCTaaaaaagccaaaaataaataaaaagacttgatactatttaaacattataataacactttaatacatcatatgagagtccccactaattagacacatgatcaaaatagttttaggactcctaatggtccttaaatcactACTATCCAATTAGTCTGACAATAAGTTATTGTTCTCAAAGCACAACGTAACCTTTTTCTAAGgacaacattacttgtgcttaTGGTCTTTTGATCATGTATCTAATTGGTGGGGACTATCATATGatatattaaagtgttattataatgttaaATAGTATcaattctttttatttattttattttatttatttttgacctttttagactaatattagtgatttaaggaccataaggtgtcctaaaactattttgatcATGTGTCTAATGGATGAGGACTCttatatgatgtattaaagtgttattataatatttaaaatagtattaagtctttttatttattttattttatttattttaggctttttttaGGTTTGGGTTTAGGGTTCATTTTTTTTGGTctgttggacttgtgcaaattTAGCAGGCTTT includes these proteins:
- the LOC132611805 gene encoding uncharacterized protein LOC132611805; this translates as MLRDEREYPVTALFTSISRRFAEIFGQRRAYISSSINLFVPLSEKTLRENMNEGDSLFVNNINGDANEFTLVDSGLTAEVNLLNKTSTCKEYDLVKLPCTHVLAALRLKYEPDYSSSIYEYSSPMYKVQSYILVFGETINVVPEKSEWEVLEKFSNMYIPPPPYDPKLGRKKVKHILGVAESFKSRGSSKGTRNKCSICKGAGHKKTTCRYFREHPI